A single window of Danio rerio strain Tuebingen ecotype United States chromosome 15, GRCz12tu, whole genome shotgun sequence DNA harbors:
- the prpf8 gene encoding pre-mRNA-processing-splicing factor 8 isoform X1 produces the protein MAAPFPYRGLPGPMPPGVPPPPPAVAPVPDYMTEEKLQEKARKWQQLQAKRYSEKRKFGFVDAQKEDMPPEHVRKIIRDHGDMTNRKFRHDKRVYLGALKYMPHAVLKLLENMPMPWEQIRDVPVLYHITGAISFVNEIPWVIEPVYISQWGTMWIMMRREKRDRRHFKRMRFPPFDDEEPPLDYADNILDVEPLEAIQMELDPDEDSSVTDWLYEHQPLKDTTKYVNGTTYRRWQFTLPMMSTLYRLANQLLTDLVDDNYFYLFDLKAFFTSKALNMAIPGGPKFEPLVRDINLQDEDWNEFNDINKIIIRQPIRTEYKIAFPYLYNNLPHHVHLTWYHTPNVVFIKTEDPDLPAFYFDPLINPISHRHSVKSQEPLPDDDEEFELPEYVEPFLKETPLYTDNTANGIALLWAPRPFNLRSGRTRRAIDVPLVKNWYREHCPAGQPVKVRVSYQKLLKYYVLNALKHRPPKAQKKRYLFRSFKATKFFQSTKLDWVEVGLQVCRQGYNMLNLLIHRKNLNYLHLDYNFNLKPVKTLTTKERKKSRFGNAFHLCREVLRLSKLVVDSHVQYRLGNVDAFQLADGLQYIFAHVGQLTGMYRYKYKLMRQIRMCKDLKHLIYYRFNTGPVGKGPGCGFWAPGWRVWLFFMRGITPLLERWLGNLLARQFEGRHSKGVAKTVTKQRVESHFDLELRAAVMHDILDMMPEGIKQNKARTILQHLSESWRCWKANIPWKVPGLPTPIENMILRYVKAKADWWTNTAHYNRERIRRGATVDKTVCKKNLGRLTRLYLKAEQERQHNYLKDGPYITAEEAVAIYTTTVHWLESRRFSPIPFPPLSYKHDTKLLILALERLKEAYSVKSRLNQSQREELGLIEQAYDNPHEALSRIKRHLLTQRAFKEVGIEFMDLYSHLVPVYDVEPLEKITDAYLDQYLWYEADKRRLFPPWIKPADTEPPPLLVYKWCQGINNLQDVWETAEGECNVMLESRYEKMYEKIDLTLLNRLLRLIVDHNIADYMTAKNNVVINYKDMNHTNSYGIIRGLQFASFIVQYYGLVMDLLVLGLHRASEMAGPPQMPNDFLSFQDTATESAHPIRLYCRYIDRIHIFFRFSADEARDLIQRYLTEHPDPNNENIVGYNNKKCWPRDARMRLMKHDVNLGRAVFWDIKNRLPRSVTTIQWENSFVSVYSKDNPNLLFNMCGFECRILPKCRTSYEEFTHKDGVWNLQNEVTKERTAQCFLRVDDESMQRFHNRVRQILMASGSTTFTKIVNKWNTALIGLMTYFREAVVNTQELLDLLVKCENKIQTRIKIGLNSKMPSRFPPVVFYTPKELGGLGMLSMGHVLIPQSDLRWSKQTDVGITHFRSGMSHEEDQLIPNLYRYIQPWESEFIDSQRVWAEYALKRQEAIAQNRRLTLEDLEDSWDRGIPRINTLFQKDRHTLAYDKGWRVRTDFKQYQVLKQNPFWWTHQRHDGKLWNLNNYRTDMIQALGGVEGILEHTLFKGTYFPTWEGLFWEKASGFEESMKWKKLTNAQRSGLNQIPNRRFTLWWSPTINRANVYVGFQVQLDLTGIFMHGKIPTLKISLIQIFRAHLWQKIHESIVMDLCQVFDQELDALEIETVQKETIHPRKSYKMNSSCADILLFASYKWNVSRPSLLADSKDVMDSTTTQKFWIDIQLRWGDYDSHDIERYARAKFLDYTTDNMSIYPSPTGVLIAIDLAYNLHSAYGNWFPGAKPLIQQAMAKIMKANPALYVLRERIRKGLQLYSSEPTEPYLSSQNYGELFSNQIIWFVDDTNVYRVTIHKTFEGNLTTKPINGAIFIFNPRTGQLFLKIIHTSVWAGQKRLGQLAKWKTAEEVAALIRSLPVEEQPKQIIVTRKGMLDPLEVHLLDFPNIVIKGSELQLPFQACLKVEKFGDLILKATEPQMVLFNLYDDWLKTISSYTAFSRLILILRALHVNNDRAKVILKPDKTTITEPHHIWPTLTDEEWIKVEVQLKDLILADYGKKNNVNVASLTQSEIRDIILGMEISAPSQQRQQIAEIEKQTKEQSQLTATQTRTVNKHGDEIITSTTSNYETQTFSSKTEWRVRAISAANLHLRTNHIYVSSDDIKETGYTYILPKNVLKKFICISDLRAQIAGYLYGTSPPDNPQVKEIRCIVMVPQWGTHQTVHLPNQLPQHEYLKEMEPLGWIHTQPNESPQLSPQDVTTHAKVMADNPSWDGEKTIIITCSFTPGSCTLTAYKLTPSGYEWGRQNTDKGNNPKGYLPSHYERVQMLLSDRFLGFFMVPGQVSWNYNFMGVRHDPNMKYDLQLANPKEFYHEVHRPSHFLNFASLQEGEIYNADREDMYA, from the exons ATGGCAGCTCCTTTCCCCTACAGAGGTCTTCCTGGACCAATGCCTCCAGGTGTTCCTCCACCTCCTCCTGCTGTTGCTCCAGTGCCAGATTATATGACTGAGGAGAAACTGCAAGAGAAAG CTCGTAAATGGCAGCAGCTGCAGGCCAAGCGCTACTCTGAGAAAAGGAAATTTGGCTTCGTGGATGCTCAGAAAGAGGACATGCCACCAGAACATGTGCGCAAAATTATCAGGGATCATGGTGACATGACGAACAGGAAATTTCGTCATGATAAAAGAGTCTACCTAGG GGCCCTGAAGTATATGCCCCATGCAGTGCTCAAACTGCTGGAGAACATGCCAATGCCCTGGGAGCAGATCAGAGATGTACCTGTGCTCTACCACATCACAGGCGCTATATCTTTCGTGAATGAAATCCCTTGGGTTATTGAGCCAGTGTACATTTCTCAGTGGGG CACAATGTGGATCATGATGCGTCGTGAGAAGAGAGACAGACGGCACTTCAAGCGCATGCGTTTCCCGCCATTTGATGATGAAGAGCCTCCTTTGGATTATGCAGACAACATCCTGGATGTGGAGCCTCTGGAGGCGATCCAGATGGAGCTGGACCCTGATGAGGACTCTTCTGTCACAGACTGGCTCTATGAGCATCAACCTCTGAAAGACACCACCAA ATACGTGAATGGGACCACATACAGACGATGGCAATTCACTTTGCCAATGATGTCCACTCTGTATCGATTGGCTAATCAGCTGCTGACAGACTTGGTGGATGACAATTACTTTTACTTGTTTGACTTGAAAGCTTTCTTCACCTCTAAAGCTTTGAACATGGCCATTCCTGGAGGACCTAAATTTGAGCCACTTGTCAGAGACATTAACCTCCA GGATGAAGACTGGAATGAGTTCAATGACATCAACAAGATCATCATCAGACAGCCAATCAGGACAGAATACAAAATTGCATTCCCTTACTTGTACAACAATCTGCCACATCATGTGCACCTCACCTG GTACCATACACCAAATGTGGTGTTCATCAAGACTGAAGATCCTGATCTACCCGCCTTCTACTTTGACCCTCTGATCAACCCCATCTCTCATAGGCACTCAGTCAAG AGCCAAGAGCCACTGCCAGATGATGATGAGGAGTTTGAACTTCCTGAGTATGTAGAGCCGTTCCTGAAGGAGACGCCGCTTTACACTGACAACACTGCTAATGGAATCGCTCTGTTGTGGGCACCTCGTCCATTCAATCTCCGCTCTGGAAGAACCAGACGAGCCATTGATGTTCCTCTCGTCAAAAACTG GTATCGTGAGCACTGTCCTGCAGGCCAGCCTGTGAAGGTGCGTGTGTCTTACCAGAAGCTTCTGAAGTACTATGTGTTGAATGCTCTAAAACACAGACCACCAAAGGCACAGAAAAAGAG ATACCTGTTCCGCTCTTTCAAGGCCACCAAATTCTTCCAGTCAACAAAGCTGGACTGGGTAGAAGTCGGACTCCAGGTGTGCCGGCAGGGCTACAACATGCTGAACCTGCTGATTCACAGAAAGAACCTGAACTACCTGCACTTGGACTACAACTTCAACTTGAAGCCTGTAAAAACCCTCACAACAAAGGAACGTAAGAAGTCTAGATTCGGAAATGCGTTTCACTTGTGCCGTGAGGTTCTGCGCTTGAGCAAGCTGGTGGTGGACAGTCATGTACAGTACAGGCTTGGAAATGTTGATGCTTTCCAG CTTGCTGATGGCTTGCAGTACATCTTTGCCCATGTGGGTCAACTGACTGGCATGTACCGCTACAAGTACAAGCTCATGAGGCAGATCAGAATGTGCAAAGACCTGAAGCATCTCATCTACTATCGCTTCAACACA GGCCCAGTTGGAAAAGGTCCAGGCTGTGGGTTCTGGGCACCAGGATGGAGAGTCTGGCTGTTCTTCATGAGAGGCATTACCCCTCTTTTGGAGCGGTGGCTCGGCAATCTTCTGGCTAGGCAGTTTGAGG GTCGACACTCTAAGGGTGTTGCCAAGACTGTGACCAAACAGCGTGTGGAATCTCACTTTGATCTGGAGCTGAGAGCTGCTGTGATGCATGACATCCTGGATATGATGCCTGAGGGTATCAAGCAAAACAAGGCCAGAACCATCTTGCAGCACCTCAGTGAGTCATGGAGATGCTGGAAGGCCAACATTCCTTGGAAG GTTCCTGGGCTTCCAACTCCCATCGAGAACATGATTCTTCGTTACGTGAAGGCTAAAGCTGACTGGTGGACCAACACGGCTCACTACAACCGTGAGAGAATCAGAAGAGGAGCAACTGTGGATAAGACTGTGTGCAAGAAGAACTTGGGACGTCTCACTCGACTCTACCTAAAAGCAGAGCAGGAGAGACAGCACAATTACCTGAAG GATGGGCCTTACATCACAGCTGAGGAGGCCGTGGCCATCTACACCACCACAGTGCACTGGCTGGAGAGTCGTCGGTTCTCTCCGATTCCCTTCCCTCCTCTCTCCTACAAGCATGACACCAAGCTGCTCATTCTGGCGTTGGAGAGACTCAAGGAAGCTTACAG tgtgAAGTCTAGGCTGAACCAGTCACAGCGTGAGGAGTTGGGTCTGATTGAGCAGGCCTATGACAACCCTCATGAGGCTCTGTCCAGAATCAAACGTCACCTCCTCACTCAGAGAGCCTTCAAAGAG GTTGGCATTGAGTTCATGGACCTTTACAGTCACTTGGTGCCGGTTTATGATGTTGAACCTTTGGAAAAGATCACTGACGCATACCTGGATCAGTACCTGTGGTACGAGGCAGACAAACGTAGGCTTTTCCCACCCTGGATCAAACCAGCTGACACAGAGCCACCACCACTGCTGGTGTACAAATGGTGCCAAG GAATCAACAACTTGCAGGATGTATGGGAGACAGCAGAGGGTGAATGTAATGTTATGCTGGAGTCTCGCTACGAGAAGATGTATGAGAAGATTGATCTGACGCTGCTGAACAGGCTTCTGCGTCTCATTGTTGATCACAACATTGCTGATTACATGACAGCTAAAAACAACGTTGTCATTAACTATAAG gaCATGAACCATACAAACTCGTACGGTATCATTCGTGGCCTGCAGTTTGCCTCTTTCATTGTGCAGTACTATGGACTTGTGATGGACCTGCTGGTGCTGGGTCTGCACAGAGCCAGTGAGATGGCAGGACCTCCTCAGATGCCTAATGATTTCCTCAGCTTCCAGGATACGGCCACTGAGAGCGCGCATCCCATCCGTCTGTACTGCAGATATATAGACCGCATTCATATCTTCTTCAG GTTCTCTGCTGATGAGGCCAGAGATTTGATCCAGAGGTACCTGACTGAGCACCCGGACCCCAACAATGAGAACATTGTGGGGTACAACAATAAGAAATGCTGGCCTCGAGATGCTAGGATGAGACTGATGAAACATGATGTCAACTT GGGTCGTGCTGTGTTCTGGGACATCAAAAATCGCCTCCCTCGTTCAGTGACCACAATTCAATGGGAGAACAGTTTTGTGTCTGTGTACAGCAAGGACAACCCCAATCTGCTCTTTAACATGTGTGGCTTTGAGTGTCGCATACTCCCGAAGTGTCGCACTAGTTATGAGGAGTTCACTCACAAAGATGGTGTTTGGAATTTGCAGAATGAG GTAACAAAAGAAAGGACAGCACAGTGTTTCCTGCGTGTAGATGATGAGTCCATGCAAAGGTTCCACAATAGAGTGCGACAAATTTTGATGGCTTCTGGGTCCACCACTTTCACCAAG ATCGTGAATAAGTGGaacactgctctgattggtctgatgacctaCTTCCGTGAAGCTGTGGTCAACACTCAAGAGCTTCTGGACCTGTTGGTGAAGTGTGAGAATAAGATCCAAACCCGTATCAAGATTGGGTTGAACTCCAAAATGCCCAGCCGTTTTCCTCCTGTGGTGTTTTATACCCCTAAGGAGTTGGGTGGATTGGGAATGCTTTCCATGGGACACGTACTGATCCCACAGTCTGACCTTAG GTGGTCCAAACAGACCGATGTGGGTATCACTCATTTCCGCTCTGGTATGAGTCATGAGGAGGATCAGCTTATTCCTAATCTGTACCGCTACATCCAGCCATGGGAGAGTGAGTTCATTGATTCTCAGAGAGTTTGGGCTGAATATGCCCTCAAGCGACAGGAGGCCATTGCTCAGAACAG ACGTTTGACACTGGAGGATTTGGAGGACTCCTGGGACAGAGGTATTCCACGTATCAACACCCTCTTCCAGAAGGACAGACATACTCTTGCTTATGATAAGGGCTGGAGAGTCAGAACAGACTTCAAGCAATACCAG gtGCTGAAGCAAAATCCATTCTGGTGGACTCACCAAAGGCATGATGGAAAACTATGGAATTTGAACAATTACCGAACAGACATGATCCAGGCACTTGGAGGGGTTGAAGGCATTCTTGAGCACACACTGTTCAAGGGTACCTACTTCCCTACCTGGGAGGGTCTCTTCTG GGAGAAGGCCAGTGGTTTTGAAGAGTCTATGAAATGGAAGAAGCTCACTAATGCTCAGAGATCTGGTCTGAACCAGATTCCTAACCGACGATTCACCTTGTGGTGGTCTCCTACCATCAACAGAGCCAAC GTATATGTAGGTTTCCAAGTGCAGTTGGACCTCACTGGAATCTTCATGCATGGTAAAATCCCAACCCTCAAGATCTCTTTGATCCAGATCTTCAGAGCTCACTTGTGGCAGAAAATTCATGAGAGCATTGTCATGGATCTCTGTCAG GTGTTTGACCAAGAGCTGGATGCTTTGGAGATTGAGACTGTCCAAAAAGAGACAATCCATCCCAGGAAGTCTTACAAGATGAATTCCTCCTGTGCGGACATTCTTCTGTTTGCCTCCTACAAGTGGAATGTCTCACGCCCCTCACTTCTAGCAGATTCCAA GGATGTAATGGACAGCACCACCACACAGAAATTCTGGATTGACATTCAGCTCAGATGGGGTGACTATGACTCTCATGACATTGAGAGATATGCCAGGGCCAAGTTCTTGGACTACACCACTGACAACATGAGTATTTACCCATCACCCACTGGAGTTCTGATTGCCATTGATCTGGCCTACAATCTTCACAG TGCCTATGGAAACTGGTTTCCCGGAGCCAAGCCTCTGATCCAGCAGGCAATGGCAAAGATAATGAAGGCCAATCCGGCTCTGTATGTGTTAAGAGAGCGAATCCGCAAGGGTCTGCAACTCTACTCTTCAGAGCCCACTGAGCCTTACCTGTCCTCCCAGAACTATGGAGAGCTCTTCTCAAACCAGATCATCTGGTTTGTAGATGACACCAATGTGTACAGAGTCACCATCCACAAG ACCTTTGAAGGTAACTTGACCACCAAACCCATCAATGGAGCCATTTTCATCTTCAACCCCAGAACTGGACAGCTTTTCTTGAAGATCATTCACACTTCTGTATGGGCTGGACAAAAGCGTCTTGGACAG TTGGCTAAGTGGAAGACTGCTGAAGAAGTGGCTGCCCTGATCCGATCGCTGCCTGTTGAAGAGCAGCCCAAACAGATTATTGTGACCAGGAAGGGCATGTTGGATCCTCTTGAG GTGCACTTGCTGGACTTCCCCAACATTGTAATCAAAGGCTCTGAGCTCCAGCTCCCCTTCCAGGCCTGTTTGAAAGTGGAGAAGTTTGGAGACCTCATTCTGAAGGCCACAGAGCCTCAGATGGTCCTGTTCAATCTGTATGACGACTGGCTGAAGACCATCTCCTCTTACACT GCATTCTCTCGTTTGATTTTGATCCTGAGAGCGCTTCATGTCAACAATGATCGTGCCAAAGTTATTCTGAAACCTGACAAGACCACCATTACCGAGCCCCACCACATCTGGCCCACTCTGACGGATGAGGAGTGGATCAAAGTGGAGGTGCAGCTCAAAGATCTCATCCTGGCTGACTATGGCAAGAAGAACAA TGTGAATGTGGCATCTTTGACTCAGTCTGAAATCAGGGACATCATCCTGGGAATGGAAATCTCTGCTCCATCCCAGCAGAGACAGCAGATCGCTGAGATTGAGAAGCAGACCAAAGAGCAGTCTCAGCTTACGGCCACTCAGACTCGCACAGTCAACAAACACGGAGATGAGATCATCACCTCCACCACCAGCAACTACGAGACGCAGACCTTCTCTTCCAAAACTGAATGGAGAGTAAG GGCGATCTCTGCTGCAAACTTGCACTTGCGTACCAACCACATCTATGTGTCATCGGATGACATCAAAGAAACGGGCTACACTTACATCCTGCCCAAGAACGTTCTGAAGAAGTTCATCTGCATCTCAGATCTGCGTGCTCAG ATTGCAGGTTACCTGTATGGAACCAGCCCTCCAGATAACCCTCAGGTGAAGGAGATCCGCTGTATTGTGATGGTGCCACAGTGGGGTACACATCAGACCGTTCACCTTCCCAACCAACTGCCACAACACGAGTACTTGAAG GAAATGGAGCCTCTTGGATGGATCCATACACAGCCCAATGAATCGCCCCAGCTCTCTCCTCAGGATGTCACCACCCATGCAAAGGTCATGGCTGACAACCCATCCTGGGATGGCGAAAAGACTATCATTATCACTTGCAG CTTCACCCCTGGTTCCTGCACACTGACGGCCTACAAGCTGACTCCCAGTGGATATGAGTGGGGTCGACAAAACACAGATAAGGGTAATAACCCCAAAGGTTACTTGCCTTCACACTATGAAAGGGTTCAGATGCTTTTGTCTGACCGTTTCCTTGGCTTCTTCATGGTGCCTGGCCAAGTCTCCTGGAACTACAACTTCATGG GTGTCCGCCATGATCCCAACATGAAGTATGACCTGCAGTTGGCCAATCCGAAAGAGTTCTACCATGAAGTCCACAGACCGTCTCACTTCCTCAATTTTGCTTCTCTGCAGGAGGGTGAAATCTACAATGCTGACCGTGAGGATATGTATGCATAA